The genomic region AACAGCAAGGATTGTTCTAAGGTATAATACAGAAGAGAGGTCATCACCCTGGCACCTTGAAGGTGGCAGGCATAGTATCCTCTTCCAGAGGTTACGAAAACCTGCCCCTTTGGGGTAGGTTATTTATTATATCTTGAGATTCCGGATCAAGTCCGGAATGACATATAAAATGAATAAAGTGTTCTCTCCTCCCGTCATCCTGAACTTGATTCGGGATCTCATCGGATGGGAAGAGTGTTTAAAACTGCTCTTCAAGAAAGGGAATGATCTGTTTTTTACGGCTCATGACGCCTTTCAGCCAAACCTGGCCATTCTCAAGTGTGATATCGAAGGCATTTTCAATCTTCTCTGGTTCATCACTTACAACAAGCAGCTGTGAACCTTCCTGCATGATGTCGGTAAGCAGAAGCAGTACTGAGTGTCTCCCACCCTCCTCTTTCATCTTCTTCATATCTTCCAGGAGGTCTGCTTTCATTGTATCAAAGACAGAGAGGTCAACCACTTCAAGCTGCCCAACTCCGATGATATTCCCGCCCATATTGAAGTCTTTGAAGTCCCTTGTTACCAACTCTCTCGGTGTGGCACCGAGCACATTTGATTTGACGATGAACATTTCCATACCAATCGCTTTATAGTCTTCTATACCTGCGATCTGCGCAAGTTCTTTACATGCTTTGGTATCTTCTTTGGTACAGGTAGGCGATTTGAAGATGACCGTATCGCTCAAAATGGCACACATCATCATTCCTGCAAGATCTTTGGGGATCTCTACATCATAATAGTCGAACATTTGTTTGACAATGGTATTGGAACATCCTACAGGACGTACCCACATTTCCAGTGGTGCATTGGTTGTAAGGTCACCGAGCTTATGATGGTCAACGATCCCGAGAATGGTCGCTTCATCAATATCCTTCGGGCTTTGTGAACGCTCCATAAAATCGATGAGGTATACCTTCTCTCCCGCATAAGAGGTTTTGAGTTCCGGCACTTCGTAACCGAACTTCTCGAGTATCCATTTCGTCTCAGGATTGATCTCACCCTGTCTGGTAGGAACGCAATCCTCACCAAGCTGGTTCTTAAGGTATGAAAGCGATATTGCACCGATAATGGAGTCAGAATCCGGTGTCGTATGTCCGAAAATATAAGTAGCCATAGTTATATCCTGTAAATTTTTTTCGTATTATAGCTTATTCGCTTTATAATCAAAACTTCTTTTGTTATAATTGCACTCTTCCAAAAGATGTCCTCATCGCTTAACTGGATAAAGCAGGGCCCTCCTAAGGCCTAGCTGGGAGTTCGAGTCTTCCTGGGGACACCACTGCTCTACACTGTTTCTTTCTTGAATCACCGTACCGTTTGTATCTTTTTTATTGTCCCAAACACGCTAGTTCAAA from Sulfurovum riftiae harbors:
- a CDS encoding manganese-dependent inorganic pyrophosphatase, with amino-acid sequence MATYIFGHTTPDSDSIIGAISLSYLKNQLGEDCVPTRQGEINPETKWILEKFGYEVPELKTSYAGEKVYLIDFMERSQSPKDIDEATILGIVDHHKLGDLTTNAPLEMWVRPVGCSNTIVKQMFDYYDVEIPKDLAGMMMCAILSDTVIFKSPTCTKEDTKACKELAQIAGIEDYKAIGMEMFIVKSNVLGATPRELVTRDFKDFNMGGNIIGVGQLEVVDLSVFDTMKADLLEDMKKMKEEGGRHSVLLLLTDIMQEGSQLLVVSDEPEKIENAFDITLENGQVWLKGVMSRKKQIIPFLEEQF